A window of Ardenticatena maritima contains these coding sequences:
- a CDS encoding prenyltransferase/squalene oxidase repeat-containing protein has product MRQFKSVLMAFALVLVLALPTLAAADLQAAVAWLREQVQADGGVSDGFSEGSSVGATVDVVLAAAAVGEDVSTWATPSPLDFLATQASTAAGTGTLAKLTLAAVATGQDPTNFGGVDLVAGINAAYDAATGRFDGLVIDHAFAMLALKNAGVAIPDGAARALIDLQAEDGGWSFDGASQSDTNTTALAIQALVAADAGDAAIVKALGFLKTQQNEDGGFPYQKPSAYGTDTDANSTAWVIQALTATGDIAVPSPEEALAALQTESGAFQWQAAVPGENLLATAQAVFALAGYSYVQVPVVEAARPPAVPTLLAETGAPATTWLWLALVGVVLLSGGLVLKRA; this is encoded by the coding sequence ATGCGACAGTTCAAATCGGTGTTGATGGCGTTTGCGCTGGTGTTGGTGTTGGCGTTGCCGACACTGGCGGCGGCTGATTTGCAAGCCGCGGTGGCGTGGCTGCGCGAACAGGTGCAAGCCGACGGCGGCGTCAGCGATGGGTTTAGCGAAGGGAGCAGCGTTGGCGCGACCGTTGATGTGGTGTTGGCGGCGGCGGCAGTGGGTGAAGATGTGAGCACCTGGGCGACGCCATCGCCGCTTGACTTCCTCGCGACGCAGGCGAGCACAGCCGCGGGTACCGGCACGCTGGCGAAGTTGACGCTCGCAGCCGTCGCGACAGGGCAAGATCCCACCAACTTTGGCGGTGTGGACCTCGTGGCGGGGATCAACGCCGCGTATGATGCCGCCACCGGTCGTTTTGATGGGCTGGTTATTGACCATGCGTTCGCCATGCTCGCGTTGAAGAATGCGGGCGTTGCCATTCCTGACGGGGCGGCGCGGGCATTGATTGACCTGCAAGCCGAGGATGGCGGGTGGTCGTTCGACGGTGCAAGCCAATCGGACACGAACACAACCGCGCTGGCGATTCAGGCGCTGGTGGCGGCTGACGCCGGCGATGCGGCGATTGTCAAAGCGTTGGGCTTTTTGAAGACTCAGCAGAACGAAGACGGCGGTTTCCCCTACCAGAAGCCGAGCGCTTATGGCACGGATACCGACGCGAACAGTACCGCGTGGGTCATTCAGGCGTTGACTGCGACGGGTGACATCGCCGTGCCCAGCCCGGAAGAGGCGCTAGCCGCCCTGCAAACCGAAAGCGGCGCGTTCCAGTGGCAAGCGGCGGTGCCCGGCGAAAACCTGCTGGCGACGGCGCAAGCCGTCTTCGCCCTGGCGGGCTACTCCTACGTGCAGGTGCCTGTGGTCGAAGCGGCACGCCCGCCCGCGGTGCCCACCTTGCTGGCTGAAACCGGCGCACCTGCCACCACGTGGCTCTGGCTGGCGCTGGTCGGTGTGGTCTTGTTGAGTGGTGGGTTGGTGCTGAAACGTGCCTGA
- the galE gene encoding UDP-glucose 4-epimerase GalE, translated as MKVFVTGGAGYIGSITATELLNAGHDVIVYDNLSTGHRDAIPEGARFVRGDLGQPKKLARLLAEERPDAVMHFGAASLVPESVANPAKYYRNNVAYTLNLLHAMLETGVNRIVFSSTAAVYGIPKTIPITEETPTNPINPYGESKLMIEWMLRRFDEAYGMRYAILRYFNAAGALPNRGEHHDPETHLIPLVLQVALGQREHIKIFGTDYPTPDGTAIRDYIHVQDLASAHILALEALDEGSRTYNLGNGQGFSVKQVIETARSVTGHPIPAVEAPRRPGDPPILIASSQRIQRELGWRPRFTSLREIIASAWEWHRTHPNGYRR; from the coding sequence ATGAAAGTTTTCGTCACCGGCGGCGCCGGCTACATCGGCAGCATCACCGCCACCGAACTACTGAACGCCGGCCACGACGTCATCGTGTACGACAACCTGAGCACCGGCCACCGCGACGCCATCCCCGAAGGGGCGCGCTTTGTGCGCGGCGACCTTGGACAGCCCAAAAAACTGGCGCGCCTGCTCGCCGAAGAACGCCCCGACGCCGTCATGCACTTTGGCGCGGCGTCGCTTGTGCCCGAAAGCGTCGCCAATCCGGCCAAATACTACCGCAACAACGTCGCCTACACGCTCAACCTGTTGCACGCCATGCTCGAAACCGGCGTCAACCGCATTGTGTTTTCCAGCACCGCCGCCGTCTATGGCATTCCCAAAACCATTCCCATCACCGAAGAGACACCCACCAACCCCATCAACCCCTACGGCGAAAGCAAACTGATGATTGAATGGATGCTCCGCCGCTTTGATGAAGCCTACGGCATGCGCTACGCCATCCTGCGCTACTTCAACGCCGCAGGGGCGCTGCCCAACCGTGGCGAACACCACGACCCCGAAACGCACCTCATCCCGCTGGTGTTGCAAGTGGCGCTCGGTCAGCGCGAGCACATCAAAATCTTTGGCACCGACTACCCCACACCCGACGGCACCGCCATCCGCGACTACATCCACGTGCAAGACCTCGCCTCGGCGCACATTCTGGCGCTCGAAGCGTTGGACGAAGGAAGCCGCACCTACAATCTCGGCAACGGGCAGGGGTTCAGCGTGAAGCAAGTCATCGAAACCGCGCGCAGTGTGACGGGGCATCCCATCCCGGCGGTCGAAGCGCCGCGCCGCCCCGGCGACCCACCCATCTTGATTGCCAGTAGCCAGCGCATCCAGCGCGAATTGGGCTGGCGTCCGCGCTTCACCTCGCTGCGGGAAATCATCGCCAGCGCGTGGGAATGGCACCGCACACATCCCAACGGGTATCGTCGGTGA
- a CDS encoding carbohydrate kinase family protein, with translation MTPTPAILVCGNVTLDITCAPVDDVPRHDSLLFEHGTLSAGGSASNVAVGVAALGEPVALVACTGDDATADLLHHTWRRVGVQTQAIRRLPDTPTSLTICLVDSHAQPRFLHTFGANRALTSADIRRAVHALPSARFIYIGGYFVLPALLTPDFADTLAEARRQGRFTLLDVTLSPTMQDPSPLWALLPHLDIFLCNETEALRLTGAPTVAAATTTLLDKGAHCVIVKRGANGCDLATHQERRTIPAPPVAHVVDTTGAGDAFGAGLVVALARGASLEEACRAGHTAAARVITAHGAISAWLNAEPKSNETRSRQP, from the coding sequence ATGACCCCCACCCCCGCCATTCTCGTCTGCGGCAACGTCACACTCGACATCACCTGCGCCCCGGTGGACGACGTTCCACGCCACGACTCGCTCTTGTTTGAACACGGCACACTCAGCGCCGGCGGCTCGGCGTCCAACGTGGCGGTGGGTGTCGCCGCCCTGGGCGAACCGGTTGCCCTGGTTGCCTGCACGGGCGACGACGCAACCGCCGACCTCTTGCACCACACCTGGCGGCGCGTCGGCGTGCAAACGCAAGCCATCCGCCGCCTGCCCGACACCCCCACCAGCCTCACCATCTGCCTGGTGGATAGCCACGCCCAGCCGCGCTTCCTGCACACCTTTGGCGCGAACCGCGCCCTCACCAGCGCGGACATCCGCCGCGCCGTTCACGCGCTCCCCAGCGCACGCTTCATCTACATCGGCGGCTACTTTGTTCTGCCCGCCCTGCTAACCCCCGACTTTGCAGACACCCTTGCCGAAGCACGCCGCCAGGGGCGCTTCACCCTGCTCGACGTCACCCTTTCGCCCACCATGCAAGACCCCTCGCCGTTGTGGGCGCTCTTGCCCCACCTGGACATCTTTCTCTGCAACGAGACCGAAGCCTTGCGCCTGACCGGCGCGCCCACAGTTGCCGCCGCAACCACAACCCTGCTGGACAAAGGCGCACATTGCGTTATTGTGAAGCGGGGCGCAAACGGCTGCGACCTCGCCACCCACCAGGAGCGGCGCACCATTCCAGCCCCGCCTGTCGCGCACGTGGTGGACACCACAGGCGCGGGCGACGCCTTTGGCGCGGGGCTTGTGGTCGCACTGGCGCGGGGCGCATCACTGGAAGAAGCGTGCCGGGCGGGGCACACCGCCGCCGCCCGTGTGATTACCGCTCACGGCGCTATCAGCGCCTGGCTCAATGCAGAACCAAAATCGAACGAGACGAGGAGTCGCCAACCATGA
- a CDS encoding CaiB/BaiF CoA transferase family protein, with protein sequence MLHQPPLHGYRVLDLAHLLPGELATMWLGDLGADVIKIEAPERHQGGLSMPRTRENPYRAALNRNKRSIALDLKTDAGRDIFYRLVETADVLVEGFRPGVMARLGADYATLRQRNPRLVYCSISGYGQTGPYRERPGHDNNYLALAGLLLQARPPNGAPHLLPVQLADVGGGAWPAVATILAALLARKRTGEGQHLDVSMLDGALAWAYFWLPLSKLPLLEEMGVGTGMLTGKAPCYNVYATADERFLALGALEPKFWRAFCETVERPDWLPRAFDPTLRDEIAALFATRPLDAWLNLFDPQNVPITPLLDMEEVQNDPHIQARESIYTDDNGFPHPRFPVRLSATPAGEPTPPPNVGEQTDAILRDIGLSDLDIARLRDEGVVA encoded by the coding sequence ATGCTTCACCAACCACCGCTCCACGGCTACCGGGTGCTTGACCTGGCGCACCTGCTTCCGGGGGAACTCGCCACCATGTGGCTGGGTGACCTCGGCGCTGACGTCATCAAAATCGAAGCCCCCGAACGCCACCAGGGCGGGCTGAGCATGCCCCGCACGCGCGAAAACCCCTACCGCGCCGCACTGAACCGCAACAAGCGCTCCATCGCGCTCGACCTGAAAACCGACGCCGGGCGCGACATCTTCTATCGCTTGGTTGAAACCGCCGACGTCCTTGTCGAAGGCTTCCGCCCCGGCGTCATGGCGCGGCTGGGCGCCGACTACGCCACCCTGCGCCAACGCAACCCCCGCCTAGTCTATTGCAGCATCAGCGGCTACGGGCAAACAGGTCCCTACCGCGAGCGCCCCGGCCATGACAACAACTACCTCGCCCTGGCGGGCTTGCTCCTGCAAGCCCGCCCCCCCAACGGCGCTCCCCATCTCCTGCCCGTCCAACTCGCCGACGTGGGGGGCGGCGCATGGCCGGCGGTCGCCACCATTCTCGCCGCGCTCCTGGCGCGCAAACGCACGGGCGAGGGGCAACATCTCGACGTCTCCATGCTCGACGGCGCACTTGCCTGGGCGTACTTCTGGCTGCCGCTCAGCAAACTGCCCCTGCTGGAAGAAATGGGCGTCGGCACTGGTATGCTCACGGGCAAAGCCCCCTGCTACAACGTCTATGCCACCGCCGACGAGCGTTTTCTGGCGCTTGGCGCACTGGAACCCAAATTCTGGCGGGCGTTTTGCGAAACGGTCGAACGCCCCGACTGGCTTCCACGCGCGTTCGACCCGACCCTGCGCGACGAGATCGCCGCCCTTTTCGCCACACGCCCACTCGACGCCTGGCTCAACCTGTTCGACCCGCAAAACGTGCCCATCACGCCCCTGCTCGACATGGAAGAAGTCCAGAACGACCCGCACATTCAAGCCCGCGAAAGCATCTACACCGACGACAACGGCTTTCCCCACCCACGCTTTCCCGTGCGGCTCTCGGCAACCCCCGCCGGCGAGCCTACCCCGCCCCCCAACGTCGGCGAACAGACCGACGCCATCTTGCGCGACATAGGGCTGAGCGACCTTGACATTGCCCGCCTGCGCGATGAGGGGGTTGTAGCATGA
- a CDS encoding dipeptidase, producing the protein MIPFFIDAHEDIAWNWFEAQRDPLEDIATARQREAGSAIEAALGKRMTALPQWLAGRVAVVFATIYVMPKRVARRARHTYETPEEAHRRGRMQLAYYQSLAARAPQVRLIESTNDLHAVLHTWRTPDALRRVGLLISLEGADAIRTPEEVADWYSRGLRAIGLAWGRTRYAGGTHEPGPLTDLGRALLREMSAFQMLLDLSHAAEEAFWQALDAYEGPIIASHSNPRAFCNTDRHLSDEMIRALAERDGVMGIVPYNAFLLDNWRETRAPVPLSRVADAIDHVVQLLGTPRHVAIGTDFDGGFGADAAPEGLDSIADIERIFDVLRTRGYDEDALHAIAYGNWVRMLERALPTW; encoded by the coding sequence ATGATTCCGTTTTTCATTGACGCACACGAAGACATCGCCTGGAACTGGTTTGAAGCCCAACGCGACCCGTTGGAAGATATCGCCACCGCCCGCCAACGCGAAGCCGGTAGCGCCATTGAAGCCGCCCTGGGCAAACGCATGACCGCCCTGCCCCAATGGCTCGCCGGGCGGGTGGCGGTTGTGTTCGCCACAATTTATGTCATGCCCAAGCGCGTGGCGCGCCGCGCCCGCCACACCTACGAAACCCCCGAAGAAGCCCATCGCCGCGGGCGCATGCAACTCGCCTACTACCAAAGCCTGGCGGCACGCGCCCCGCAAGTGCGCCTGATTGAATCCACCAACGACCTGCACGCCGTCTTGCACACCTGGCGCACCCCCGACGCCCTGCGCCGCGTGGGCTTGCTCATCTCTCTCGAAGGCGCGGACGCCATCCGCACGCCCGAAGAAGTCGCCGACTGGTACAGCCGCGGCTTGCGTGCCATCGGGCTGGCGTGGGGGCGCACCCGCTACGCCGGCGGCACGCACGAACCCGGTCCCCTCACCGACCTGGGGCGCGCCCTTTTGCGCGAAATGAGCGCCTTCCAAATGCTGCTCGACCTGAGCCACGCCGCCGAAGAAGCCTTCTGGCAAGCGCTCGACGCCTACGAAGGTCCCATCATCGCCAGCCACAGCAACCCGCGCGCCTTCTGCAACACCGACCGCCACCTCTCCGACGAGATGATTCGCGCGCTCGCCGAACGTGACGGCGTCATGGGCATTGTGCCCTACAACGCCTTCCTGCTGGACAACTGGCGCGAAACCCGCGCGCCCGTGCCGCTCAGCCGCGTCGCCGACGCCATTGACCACGTGGTGCAACTCCTGGGGACACCGCGCCACGTCGCCATCGGCACCGATTTTGACGGCGGCTTTGGGGCGGACGCCGCGCCCGAAGGGCTGGACAGCATCGCCGACATCGAACGCATCTTCGACGTGCTGCGCACGCGCGGCTACGACGAGGACGCCTTGCACGCCATCGCCTACGGCAATTGGGTGCGTATGCTCGAACGCGCCCTGCCAACCTGGTAA
- the ade gene encoding adenine deaminase has product MNLERRIAAAHGDEPADLVLRGGRLINVFSGDIETADIAIADGVIVGIGDGYEGKQTIDVSGKWLAPGLIDGHMHVESTQVTVPEFARAVVPRGTTAAVFDPHEIANVHGLDGIRYILESRRGVPMSIFVMASSCVPATHMETTGAALTADDLALLFDEEGVIGLAEMMNFPGVIYRDPAVLAKIRLAHARRVPIDGHSPGVRGRDLNAYIVAGIGSDHESTTAEEAAEKLRRGMYVLIREASSARNLEALLPIVTPANSRRCCWATDDRHPGDLLHEGHVDHLVRKAIALGLDPITAIQMGSINTAEWFGLDRRGYGALAPGFRADILVLDDLNTFRVQRVFVEGRLVAEEGRLLVNVPPAPSTLPPSVHINWDAFPGFDIPAPAGHSTARVIEVIEGQIVTGERFMPARIENNRALADPTRDMLKLAVVERHHGTGNVGVAFVTGFGLQRGALASSVAHDSHNIIVVGTNDDDMLAAVRAIETLGGGQVAVADGELLAALPLPIAGLMSDRPLEEVAAQDEAIHHAARALGCRLSSPFMALSFLALPVIPKLKLTDKGLVDVERFDFVEIWVD; this is encoded by the coding sequence ATGAACCTGGAACGCCGTATTGCCGCCGCTCATGGTGATGAACCCGCCGACCTGGTCTTGCGTGGTGGTCGCCTCATCAACGTCTTCTCCGGCGACATCGAAACCGCCGACATCGCCATTGCCGACGGCGTGATTGTGGGAATTGGCGACGGCTACGAAGGCAAACAGACCATTGACGTCTCTGGGAAATGGCTGGCGCCCGGGCTGATTGACGGGCATATGCACGTCGAAAGCACCCAGGTGACGGTGCCCGAATTTGCCCGCGCCGTCGTGCCGCGCGGCACAACCGCCGCCGTTTTCGACCCCCACGAAATTGCCAACGTGCACGGGCTGGACGGCATCCGCTACATCCTCGAAAGCCGCCGCGGTGTTCCCATGAGCATCTTCGTCATGGCTTCTTCGTGCGTGCCCGCCACCCACATGGAAACCACCGGCGCCGCGCTCACCGCCGACGACCTCGCGCTCCTGTTCGACGAGGAAGGCGTCATCGGGTTGGCGGAGATGATGAACTTCCCCGGCGTCATCTACCGCGACCCCGCCGTCCTTGCCAAAATCCGGCTGGCGCACGCGCGCCGTGTTCCCATTGACGGACACAGCCCCGGCGTGCGCGGGCGCGACCTCAACGCCTACATCGTCGCCGGCATCGGCTCGGACCACGAAAGCACCACCGCCGAGGAAGCCGCCGAAAAACTGCGCCGCGGCATGTACGTGCTCATCCGTGAAGCCAGTAGCGCCCGCAACCTGGAAGCCTTGCTCCCCATCGTCACCCCCGCCAACAGCCGCCGTTGTTGCTGGGCAACCGACGACCGCCACCCCGGCGACCTGCTCCACGAAGGGCATGTTGACCACCTTGTGCGCAAAGCCATCGCCCTCGGTCTCGACCCCATCACCGCCATTCAAATGGGAAGCATCAACACCGCCGAATGGTTTGGGCTCGACCGCCGCGGCTATGGCGCACTCGCCCCCGGCTTCCGCGCCGACATTCTCGTGCTGGACGACCTCAACACGTTCCGCGTCCAGCGCGTTTTTGTCGAAGGTCGCCTCGTCGCCGAAGAGGGGCGCTTGCTGGTGAATGTGCCCCCTGCGCCGTCCACCTTGCCGCCCAGCGTCCACATCAACTGGGACGCCTTCCCCGGCTTCGACATTCCCGCCCCCGCCGGGCACAGCACCGCCCGCGTGATTGAAGTCATCGAAGGGCAAATCGTCACAGGCGAGCGTTTCATGCCCGCCCGCATCGAAAACAACCGCGCGCTCGCCGACCCCACGCGCGACATGCTCAAACTCGCCGTTGTGGAACGCCACCACGGCACGGGCAACGTCGGCGTCGCCTTTGTCACGGGCTTTGGCTTGCAGCGCGGCGCACTCGCCAGCAGCGTCGCCCACGATTCACACAACATCATCGTGGTGGGAACAAACGACGACGATATGCTGGCGGCGGTGCGCGCCATCGAAACCCTGGGCGGCGGACAGGTCGCCGTCGCCGATGGGGAACTGCTTGCCGCTCTGCCCCTGCCCATCGCCGGGCTGATGAGCGACCGCCCCCTTGAAGAGGTCGCCGCACAGGACGAAGCCATCCACCACGCCGCCCGCGCGCTGGGGTGCCGCCTCTCATCGCCCTTCATGGCGCTTTCGTTTCTGGCGCTCCCCGTCATCCCCAAACTCAAACTGACCGACAAAGGGCTGGTTGACGTCGAACGATTTGACTTTGTGGAAATTTGGGTAGATTGA
- a CDS encoding glycosyltransferase family 4 protein yields MRVAINAFFWGQTTTGSGQYLHHLVHALRRTRPDIALILLGDTAATRRAHTTPPPNDVGWRHVPTPFDTLHPHLAKVWFEQVGAPRAAQAVQADVYHVPYFAPPLQAPLPVVATVHDLIPLLLPAYRGNWLVRLYTALVAHAARRTPRLLADSEATRRDILTHLRVPAERVQTVYLATDIQPPTPDAVAAVRTRYALPESYALYLGGFDVRKRVPLLIRALARTSGDWTLVIAGRLPQSDTDFTPDPRRVAETLGVAHRLHFCGFVPDEEKPALIGGARLFVFPSVYEGFGLPVLEALACGVPVITTTASSLPEVAGNAGVLVPPDDETSLAQALDRLMQDDALHAQLAAEAVRQAARFSWNATARATAHVYETLTTQQASTN; encoded by the coding sequence ATGCGCGTTGCCATCAACGCTTTTTTTTGGGGGCAAACCACCACCGGCAGTGGGCAGTACCTGCACCACCTGGTACACGCCCTGCGCCGCACCCGTCCCGATATTGCGCTCATCCTGCTGGGGGATACAGCCGCCACACGCCGCGCCCACACCACACCACCCCCCAACGACGTTGGCTGGCGGCACGTGCCCACCCCCTTCGACACCCTGCACCCCCACCTGGCAAAAGTCTGGTTCGAGCAGGTGGGCGCACCACGCGCCGCCCAAGCCGTCCAAGCCGACGTGTACCACGTGCCCTACTTTGCGCCGCCGCTGCAAGCCCCGCTCCCGGTTGTCGCCACCGTGCACGACCTCATCCCCCTGCTCCTGCCGGCGTATCGGGGCAACTGGCTTGTGCGGCTCTACACCGCGCTCGTCGCGCATGCCGCCCGCCGCACACCGCGCCTGCTCGCCGACAGCGAGGCGACACGCCGCGACATTCTCACCCACCTGCGTGTGCCCGCCGAGCGTGTGCAAACCGTCTACCTCGCTACCGACATTCAGCCGCCCACGCCCGACGCCGTCGCCGCCGTGCGCACCCGCTACGCCCTGCCCGAATCCTACGCGCTCTACCTGGGCGGCTTCGACGTGCGCAAGCGCGTGCCCCTGCTCATTCGCGCACTGGCGCGCACCAGCGGCGATTGGACGCTGGTCATCGCCGGGCGCTTGCCCCAAAGCGACACCGACTTTACCCCCGACCCCCGACGAGTGGCGGAAACGCTGGGCGTTGCGCACCGTCTGCACTTCTGCGGCTTCGTGCCGGATGAAGAGAAGCCCGCACTCATCGGCGGCGCACGGCTCTTTGTCTTCCCCTCGGTTTACGAAGGGTTTGGCTTGCCCGTGCTGGAAGCGCTGGCGTGCGGCGTCCCCGTCATCACCACCACCGCCAGCAGTTTGCCGGAAGTGGCGGGCAATGCGGGAGTGCTCGTGCCGCCCGACGATGAAACCAGCCTCGCCCAGGCGCTCGACCGCCTCATGCAAGACGACGCCCTGCACGCCCAACTGGCGGCGGAAGCAGTGCGCCAGGCGGCGCGCTTCTCATGGAATGCAACAGCCCGTGCAACGGCGCACGTGTACGAAACCTTGACAACTCAACAAGCATCAACCAACTGA
- a CDS encoding energy-coupling factor transporter transmembrane component T, whose translation MPFHPYAWLAWCAAAVSATLLTRNPFYLTLALLAVLWARSVVAPRAAGMTAWLVRWGWLLIAFAALFNGLTIHYGEHVLVRLPSSLPLIGGAITAEAMVFGALTGLSLVTLLVIFATFNDASDYAELLRLTPGFLFQAGLVVSIALVFVPQTVRAYRDVREAQMIRGHRLRSWRDVLPLLLPLLINGLERAIQLAEAMESRGFGGRPVGGGLRARLALLLGLTVLLLGVGLHRLLAHPLIGLGLSAIGLAMLAWGFHRLSRAVRRTRFHQRAWRDEDITLLLISLAVLAAVWGAALFKPSLLAFYPYPRLHMPPFETWLGLVYVGIAAPAFWKRSESA comes from the coding sequence ATGCCCTTTCATCCCTACGCCTGGCTTGCGTGGTGCGCCGCCGCCGTGAGCGCCACCTTGCTCACGCGCAACCCCTTCTACCTGACGCTGGCGTTGCTTGCCGTCCTGTGGGCGCGGAGCGTTGTTGCACCGCGCGCCGCCGGCATGACCGCCTGGCTGGTGCGTTGGGGCTGGCTGCTCATCGCCTTTGCCGCGCTCTTCAACGGCTTGACCATTCACTACGGCGAGCATGTGCTGGTGCGCTTGCCCTCTTCGCTTCCACTCATCGGGGGCGCCATCACCGCCGAAGCCATGGTGTTTGGGGCGCTCACCGGCTTATCGCTGGTCACCTTGCTGGTCATTTTTGCCACCTTCAACGACGCCAGCGACTACGCCGAACTGCTGCGGCTGACGCCCGGCTTCCTCTTTCAGGCGGGGTTGGTGGTGAGCATTGCGCTGGTCTTCGTGCCGCAGACCGTGCGCGCCTACCGCGATGTGCGTGAAGCGCAGATGATTCGTGGGCACCGCCTGCGCTCCTGGCGTGATGTGCTGCCCTTGCTCCTGCCGCTGCTCATCAACGGGCTGGAACGCGCCATCCAACTCGCCGAAGCCATGGAGAGCCGCGGTTTCGGTGGTCGCCCTGTGGGCGGCGGGTTGCGGGCGCGTTTGGCGCTTCTGCTGGGGCTGACGGTGTTGCTGCTGGGGGTGGGCTTGCACCGCTTGCTGGCGCACCCCCTGATTGGGCTGGGGCTGAGCGCCATCGGGTTGGCTATGCTCGCGTGGGGGTTTCATCGGCTGAGCCGCGCCGTGCGGCGCACGCGCTTTCACCAGCGCGCCTGGCGCGATGAGGATATCACCCTGTTGCTCATTTCGCTGGCGGTGCTGGCGGCTGTGTGGGGGGCGGCGTTGTTCAAGCCGAGCCTGCTCGCGTTCTACCCCTACCCGCGATTGCACATGCCCCCCTTTGAGACATGGCTGGGGCTGGTGTATGTGGGCATTGCCGCCCCCGCTTTCTGGAAACGGAGCGAAAGCGCATGA
- a CDS encoding carboxypeptidase-like regulatory domain-containing protein encodes MKATWLKKGALFALLLVGLLVFTQTPAAAQGPQIAPPRDEGARGRTPSLATSDVQMRLFRFLGTGRVSGTVAYEDGTPLVGANVVLRHIFAGAALHARTNENGAFTIERVPAGTYTLQIRPGKQTDYAPAFYDGLIEVGFGESVEGLNIVVDDGARISGTVLFDNGDPVPRVMVVAVETGLGVVRHTRVNEDGTYTLERLPDGEYLVFITAASRRAHGVLFYDGTPSPAEATPIVVSGNDVEGIDFTVPRPVHTP; translated from the coding sequence ATGAAAGCAACCTGGTTGAAGAAAGGCGCGCTCTTTGCGCTTCTGCTGGTCGGTCTGTTGGTCTTCACACAAACCCCAGCCGCCGCGCAGGGTCCGCAAATCGCGCCGCCGCGTGATGAAGGCGCACGCGGGCGCACCCCCAGCCTCGCGACAAGCGACGTGCAAATGCGGCTCTTCCGCTTTTTGGGAACCGGGCGCGTCAGCGGCACGGTAGCGTATGAGGACGGGACGCCGCTTGTGGGTGCGAATGTGGTGCTGCGCCACATCTTCGCTGGCGCCGCCCTGCACGCCCGCACCAACGAGAACGGCGCGTTCACCATCGAACGGGTGCCCGCCGGCACATACACGCTGCAAATTCGCCCCGGCAAACAAACCGACTACGCCCCCGCTTTCTACGACGGCTTGATTGAGGTCGGGTTTGGCGAGTCGGTTGAGGGGCTCAACATCGTGGTGGATGACGGGGCGCGTATCAGTGGCACGGTGCTTTTTGACAACGGCGACCCCGTGCCGCGCGTCATGGTCGTGGCGGTGGAAACAGGGCTGGGCGTGGTGCGCCATACGCGCGTCAATGAAGACGGCACCTATACGCTCGAACGCCTGCCCGACGGCGAGTATCTGGTCTTCATCACCGCGGCATCGCGGCGCGCGCATGGCGTCCTCTTCTACGACGGCACCCCCTCGCCCGCCGAAGCCACGCCGATTGTCGTCAGCGGCAACGACGTTGAGGGGATTGATTTCACCGTGCCGCGCCCCGTCCACACCCCATAA